One Micromonospora eburnea genomic region harbors:
- a CDS encoding histidine phosphatase family protein codes for MVRVATLLLLRHGRTTANADGGLAGRQPVELDETGRAQATAVGERLTGLSLAAVVTSPLIRCRQTLQLALPGVEPVVEEGLIECGYGSWEGQPLKKLAKEPLWPVVQQHPSAAVFPAGESMAAMSARAVAAVRSWDARVTAEHGPEAVWLACSHGDVIKAIVADALGVHLDLFQRIVADPASVTAIRYTPLRPFLVRLNDTGGDLAGLVPPPAKRRRRAARTTDSDAAVGGGAGAAP; via the coding sequence GTGGTCAGGGTGGCGACCCTTCTGCTTCTGCGACACGGCCGAACCACCGCGAACGCCGACGGCGGCCTGGCCGGCCGGCAGCCGGTCGAGCTGGACGAGACCGGCCGTGCCCAGGCCACGGCCGTCGGTGAGCGGTTGACGGGGTTGTCGCTGGCAGCGGTGGTGACCAGCCCGCTGATCCGCTGCCGGCAGACCCTGCAACTGGCGCTGCCGGGGGTCGAGCCGGTGGTGGAGGAGGGGCTGATCGAGTGCGGGTACGGCAGCTGGGAGGGACAGCCGCTGAAGAAGCTGGCCAAGGAGCCGCTCTGGCCAGTGGTCCAGCAGCATCCCAGCGCGGCCGTCTTCCCGGCGGGGGAGTCGATGGCGGCGATGTCGGCGCGGGCGGTCGCGGCGGTGCGCTCCTGGGATGCCCGGGTCACCGCTGAGCACGGGCCGGAGGCGGTCTGGCTGGCGTGCAGCCACGGCGATGTGATCAAGGCGATCGTGGCGGACGCGCTCGGCGTACATCTGGATCTCTTCCAGCGGATCGTCGCGGACCCGGCGTCGGTGACGGCGATCCGTTACACGCCGCTGCGCCCGTTCCTGGTCCGACTCAACGACACCGGCGGCGACCTCGCGGGTCTGGTACCGCCGCCGGCGAAGCGGCGCCGGCGGGCGGCGCGTACGACGGATTCGGACGCGGCCGTGGGCGGCGGCGCGGGGGCGGCCCCGTGA